The following coding sequences are from one Ooceraea biroi isolate clonal line C1 chromosome 5, Obir_v5.4, whole genome shotgun sequence window:
- the LOC105281232 gene encoding ral GTPase-activating protein subunit alpha-1 isoform X2 encodes MFSKKLHVDVKKSTLKIQDVKKDSTTRFKHLKIVLENVDTDEAKGFFEGNFSHVYFILYDCFVSAEANLRQRELSFHIVHKAHREELEQVLQLLEKVLTLLPELLNRRWQCHSLARILQKLLHPGNSWKLRRQAIRYFILWYQALGENAPEHIHQMFASLVPGFPPHQASPYKCDRKTEGKKEKLAKAANPEEKDKREFYDTQLVQSTFHDNGANQCPVSQVDGGPILPPQSGEKPLDNETVRFLEALLEFMVTQVVKIEWRDKSTRQHKTFQFLLERFKASYLRHICPEFNENFSLYKPNLELPTMRKPTNQNQDNYMLCRVVLIKWVASFTHVARKDGLFAQLSQSTTPNEENAESELRRVSVTQNSTDSNLLSPESSVVQQDGQNQEDSAISAVTLVRDVLYGNRDNVNFVHELYRQAFLLDFHHAGAIRKAIAVYKDWIQMNEIPPFMLEPLDSHKDRDLEEHQRKDINEIEKSPSESYRQTRLRNDSYLGAIHRENLFIRAGLQNVLQIFITQASNVFFLENSGSNASLTLLEEQTDSCKRVLNVYRYVVMHSRLEPATWEQLLRVLLQITSLVLSEKSFRRKHQESIGGKLAPAIFQTLIVTWIKANLNVVISTQLWDQFLEVLTSLTQWEELIREWAKTLDTLTRVLARHVYNLDLNDLPLDRLSEQKSKKRRGVGSRAASTGSVQPPRKGSVDQENNAAPKGSITDHPLRDIRKVRPLPRSASDNTIYSGKARTKVHRQRTHTIHSGIPEQDMARLLSSGSTSSSAAGRKMLPSRRAKSLDSIVVVDSEPPSPRCPSPTPSSGVDSNKDSPIQIENIDGSSIDTNDASERRSVMAGGGVRGWLPDVAVVLWRRMLSALGDVNNIQDPVLHGQVMDYLVQLTQTLIKIRLNQGVSGDNQVTPPAPELIPPLTVIAPWCFKAIQLPEQYEIGKLAAYRLICLLTVQPLDISLPRQHLTLFYRAVHNGIASNDSKVLHVLVKYTGPRLFSLNLPGSSLLILDYIHAANVILSSQDIEAPRTEAVSIIGSLLSLPAAMIKLPMLQPNGPDIATMTCPEAKEHIVTILLRSCRREPTGIARCVALSSIAMFVYKELSYRTQHPRVPEAVTVLLLALRASHATVAQVACNSLLLLCDKADVLLELYPNVPSKIIQILSDTLGRMTARERRGPLTVTMLFCLGEWAMHLGPTVLLQVFQGKPLLMTLFTVLNNIVQNKVGKEFSRTTKNNQEDDDDFDPNVTLDNLIDESSSKSPQKGNIQSVQLAAKMVMMHLINHLGHFPMGIGAARLSSLVVELDDVPGIDGDELSSAVFQAPNIQLLMLSNSIIMSLVELAALDAPGGGVTAGLTTAPSLVRVLLRDLAGKASWDSSILYSQPFIDDDLPLPFPNRVDWSTKLHTDDLNSVVAPHNCTPRHTIRHREPHILPTFANAASDMDNLDDLLQYIGHTSPEVLTNPEVALNAPANPPQGHYLESETIATILSQRNAEQEHVNNWSQHISMCASAINSPSCRPPPAPFHHCRLLFSHLGLSGWEQRRKLHLLAKNEKLLRELRNLDSQRSRETHKIAVIYVSQGQEDKNSILSNVTASKEYESFIARLAWEVELESHTGFLGGLVPGKASGVTAPYYATSFTEVLFHVATRMPSDSPESLLQKTRHLGNDEIHIVWSEHWRDYRRDIIPTEFCDVLIVIYPLQNKLYRIQISRKSEIPFFGPLFDECIVEDKVLPGLVRTTALTASRAKRSTLTLYQHYYEERARSIDTVMRNHKEATTFEEFTANVYSPVQPPSPFSGASSVSGSTTSVQSTASSNLAAALIDSHQGRSGLRSTSAASSDNRANRVLQNIFKVSDGSRVWFSNDTPESTTLHGISPRPVKKMSFKTGPKQRANTQATPPDSPRYK; translated from the exons ATGTTCAGCAAGAAGCTCCATGTAGACGTTAAGAAGTCAACGCTCAAGATCCAGGATGTCAAGAAGGACAGCACGACGCGGTTCAAACATCTCAAGATCGTGCTAG AAAATGTGGATACTGATGAAGCAAAGGGTTTCTTCGAAGGCAACTTCAGCCATGTGTACTTTATCTTATACGATTGTTTCGTATCCGCTGAAGCAAACCTTCGGCAACGCG AGCTTTCCTTCCATATTG TGCATAAGGCGCACAGGGAGGAGTTAGAACAAGTGTTACAGCTCCTGGAGAAAGTTTTAACTCTTCTTCCTGAGCTGCTCAACAGACGATGGCAATGCCATAGTCTAGCACGGATTTTGCAAAAGCTTTTGCATCCTGGTAACAGTTGGAAACTTCGTAGACAAGCCATAAG atattttattttatggtaTCAAGCCCTTGGCGAAAATGCTCCTGAGCACATACATCAAATGTTCGCCAGCTTGGTGCCAGGATTCCCACCGCATCAAGCATCGCCTTACAAATGTGATCGTAAAACAGAAggcaagaaagaaaaactcgCGAAAGCAGCTAATCccgaagaaaaagataagagaGAATTCTACGATACGCAGCTCGTGCAGAGCACCTTTCATGACAATGGAGCGAATCAGTGTCCTGTCAGTCAAGTTGACGGCGGGCCTATCCTACCACCACAAAGTGGGGAAAAACCACTTGACAACGAAACTGTTAGGTTCCTGGAAGCATTGCTTGAATTTATGGTTACTCAG GTGGTGAAGATAGAATGGCGAGATAAATCTACACGACAGCATAAAACTTTCCAATTTTTATTAGAACGATTTAAGGCATCGTATCTCCGTCACATTTGTCCCGAATTTAATGAGAATTTTTCACTTTATAAACCTAATCTGGAATTACCCACGATGCGGAAGCCAACGAATCAAAATCAGGATAACTATATGCTCTGCAGAGTCGTTCTAATCAAATGGGTTGCAAGTTTTACGCACGTTGCCAGGAAGGACGGACTCTTCGCGCAACTTTCACAGAG CACGACGCCGAACGAGGAAAACGCCGAATCGGAGTTACGCCGCGTGTCAGTTACTCAGAACTCTACAGACTCGAATCTACTGTCGCCCGAATCATCTGTGGTGCAACAGGACGGTCAGAATCAGGAGGATAGTGCTATCTCGGCTGTTACATTGGTCAGAGATGTTTTATATGGCAATCGAGATAATGTAAACTTTGTGCATGAACTGTACAGACAAGCGTTTCTTCTGGATTTTCATCATGCTGGAGCGATAAGAAAGGCCATTGCAGTTTACAAAGATTGGATTCAGATGAAC GAAATTCCCCCGTTTATGCTGGAACCACTAGACAGCCATAAAGATCGAGATTTGGAAGAACATCAAAGGAaggatataaatgaaatagagAAGAGCCCTTCTGAAAGTTACCGGCAGACGAGGCTAAGAAACGATTCTTATCTCGGCGCTATACATCgggaaaatttattcattaggGCAGGCTTGCAGaatgttttacaaattttcatCACGCAAGCGTCAAATGTATTCTTCTTAGAGAATTCGGGGTCGAATGCGTCGCTAACGTTACTCGAGGAACAGACGGATAGCTGCAAGAGGGTCTTAAACGTGTATCGATACGTTGTTATGCACTCTAGATTGGAACCAGCAACCTGGGAACAGTTACTTAG AGTGTTACTGCAAATTACATCGCTTGTACTGAGCGAGAAATCCTTCCGCCGTAAACACCAGGAAAGTATCGGTGGAAAACTTGCTCCTGCCATATTTCAGACCTTAATTGTTACATGGATTAAAGCTAACTTAAACGTGGTTATTTCTACCCAATTATGGGACCAGTTTCTAGAGGTGTTAACATCATTAACGCAATGGGAAGAATTAATTCGAGAGTGGGCG AAAACTCTGGACACACTGACAAGAGTGTTGGCGAGACATGTGTATAATTTAGACCTGAATGACCTACCGTTAGACAGACTTAGCGAACAAAAATCGAAAAAGCGGCGTGGAGTTGGAAGTCGTGCGGCGTCAACAGGAAGCGTTCAACCACCTCGAAAAGGCAGTGTCGATCAGGAAAACAATGCCGCTCCGAAAGGAAGCATCACTG ATCATCCGCTGCGTGATATAAGGAAAGTGCGGCCGTTACCGCGCAGTGCAAGCGACAACACCATATACAGCGGCAAGGCTCGTACAAAAGTGCACAGGCAACGCACGCACACGATACACAGCGGCATTCCCG AACAAGATATGGCTCGGTTACTGTCAAGCGGTTCAACCTCGTCGTCAGCGGCCGGTAGGAAGATGCTGCCCAGCAGACGTGCCAAATCGTTGGATAGCATTGTTGTAGTTGATAGCGAACCGCCGTCACCACGATGCCCATCTCCAACACCCAGCAGCGGCGTTGACAGCAATAAAGATAGCCCCATACAGATAGAGAATATTGATGGTAGCAGTATTG ACACAAATGATGCGTCTGAAAGAAGATCAGTTATGGCGGGAGGAGGCGTACGTGGATGGCTGCCAGATGTGGCCGTCGTTTTGTGGCGACGTATGCTCTCAGCATTAGGAGATGTCAATAACATTCAAGATCCTGTTTTACACGGCCAGGTCATGGATTATCTTGTGCAGCTCACACAGACACTGATTAAG atacgTTTGAATCAAGGAGTATCGGGAGATAATCAAGTAACACCACCGGCACCAGAACTGATTCCACCTTTAACAGTTATCGCACCATGGTGTTTTAAG GCCATCCAACTTCCCGAGCAATATGAAATCGGTAAACTGGCTGCTTATCGCCTTATATGTCTCTTGACGGTGCAACCATTGGATATCAGTTTACCGAGACAACATCTGACGCTCTTCTATCGCGCCGTTCATAATGGAATTGCCAGCAACGACAGTAAAGTTCTGCACGTGCTTGTGAAGTACACAGGACCCAGGCTATTCAGTCTAAATCTACCCGGATCGAGTCTCTTGATTCTGGATTACATACACGCTGCTAACGTGATACTTAGCAGTCAGGATATCGAG GCACCAAGAACAGAAGCTGTTTCAATTATTGGCTCGTTATTATCTTTGCCAGCTGCGATGATCAAGCTACCTATGTTACAACCGAACGGGCCTGACATTGCAACCATGACGTGTCCAGAGGCAAAA GAACATATTGTAACGATACTTTTGCGGAGCTGTCGGCGAGAGCCCACTGGAATTGCAAGATGCGTCGCCCTATCAAGCATAGCGATGTTCGTGTATAAAGAGCTGTCGTACAGAACGCAGCATCCAAGAGTTCCGGAGGCCGTCACAGTTCTTCTCCTTGCACTTAGA GCCTCACACGCTACGGTTGCGCAGGTTGCGTGTAATTCTCTTTTACTTCTCTGCGATAAGGCTGACGTGCTGTTAGAACTATATCCTAACGTGCCATCTAAGATAATACAG ATCTTGTCGGACACGCTCGGACGAATGACAGCGCGAGAAAGGCGTGGACCTCTAACGGTAACGATGCTATTTTGCTTGGGCGAGTGGGCCATGCATCTAGGACCAACAGTATTACTACAGGTGTTCCAAGGAAAACCTCTCTTGATGACCTTATTTACA GTGTTAAATAACATAGTGCAAAATAAAGTTGGAAAGGAATTTTCAAGAACTACTAAGAATAATCAGGAAGATGACGATGACTTTGATCCTAACGTCACGTTAGACAATTTGATTGATGAATCCTCGTCGAAGTCGCCTCAAAAAGGAAATATTCAGTCTGTACAATTGGCAGCGAAAATG GTAATGATGCATCTAATCAACCATCTGGGACACTTTCCGATGGGTATCGGTGCCGCGCGTCTTTCATCACTAGTCGTCGAATTGGACGATGTCCCTGGAATCGATGGAGATGAATTGTCATCCGCCGTTTTTCAAGCGCCTAATATACAGCTGTTGATGCTCTCTAATTCCATCATAATGTCATTGGTGGAATTAGCGGCATTGGATGCACCTGGTGGGGGCGTCACGGCCGGCTTAACTACGGCTCCTTCTTTGGTCAGAGTATTGTTACGAGATCTTGCTGGAAAAGCTTCTTGGGACAGTTCAATTTTATACAGCCAACCCTTTATCGACGATGATCTGCCATTGCCGTTTCCGAACCGTg ttgATTGGAGTACAAAATTACATACAGACGATTTAAACAGCGTCGTCGCACCTCACAACTGTACACCCAGGCACACAATACGGCATCGTGAGCCTCACATATTGCCGACTTTTGCAAATGCTGCTAGCGATATGGATAATTTGGACGAT CTTCTTCAGTACATAGGACATACCAGCCCAGAGGTTCTAACTAATCCAGAAGTCGCTCTCAATGCACCCGCTAATCCACCTCAGGGACATTATCTGGAAAGCGAAACCATTGCGACAATTTTAAGTCAAAGAAATGCGGAACAAGAACACGTAAACAACTGGAGCCAACACATCAG TATGTGCGCATCGGCAATCAATTCACCGTCATGTCGCCCACCTCCGGCGCCATTCCATCACTGCCGACTTCTGTTTTCGCATCTCGGTCTATCCGGCTGGGAACAGCGTAGGAAATTACATTTGTTGGCGAAAAATGAGAAACTCTTACGCGAACTCCGTAATCTCGATAGCCAACGATCCAGAGAGACGCATAAGATAGCGGTGATTTACGTCAGCCAAGGCCAGGAAGACAAGAACTCCATACTAAGCAATGTCACTGCCAGTAAGGAGTATGAAAGCTTCATCGCCAGGCTCGCCTGGGAAGTCGAACTGGAGTCGCACACAGGTTTTCTCGGCGGCCTGGTACCTGGGAAAGCGTCCGGCGTCACTGCGCCGTACTATGCTACGTCTTTCACTGAAGTTCTTTTCCACGTTGCTACGAGGATGCCGTCGGACAGCCCTGAGAGTTTGTTGCAAAAG ACGCGGCACCTTGGCAATGACGAAATTCACATAGTCTGGTCGGAGCACTGGCGTGATTATCGCAGAGACATCATACCCACGGAATTCTGCGATGTTCTGATAGTTATTTATCCATTGCAAAACAAGTTATACCGAATACAGATCTCGCGGAAATCGGAGATTCCATTTTTCGGACCTTTGTTCGACGAGTGTATCGTGGAGGATAAAGTGTTGCCAGGTTTAGTAAGGACGACTGCATTAACCGCGAGTAGAGCAAAGAGGTCTACGCTTACATTGTACCAACATTA TTATGAGGAGAGAGCGCGATCCATCGACACTGTTATGAGAAATCACAAGGAAGCTACAACGTTCGAGGAATTTACAGCCAATGTTTATTCACCGGTGCAACCGCCAAGCCCGTTCAGTGGAGCATCGTCTGTTTCTG GATCTACAACAAGCGTGCAATCCACAGCATCGTCAAATCTTGCGGCGGCGCTTATAGATTCGCACCAGGGACGCTCCGGTCTGCGCAGCACTTCGGCAGCGAGCAGTGACAATCGTGCGAATAGAG TCttgcaaaatatattcaaag TTTCTGACGGCAGCAGAGTGTGGTTTAGCAATGACACTCCCGAGAGTACTACACTTCACGGAATCTCACCAAGACCTGTGAAAAAGATGTCCTTTAAAACCGGACCAAAGCAGAGAGCTAATACGCAAGCTACTCCTCCAGATAGCCCAAGATACAAGTAA